A single window of Lentilitoribacter sp. Alg239-R112 DNA harbors:
- a CDS encoding EAL domain-containing protein — MKSVTEVKLNTGDILYREGDPNDCAYVIETGEILLYNEVNGERVECERRGAGSILGETSVLTGQPRAVTVEAISPCIAYRISAEDILTRLEALDPILRACFDTTVDFVTRFFGQDKEEQTPFAPSTLHNAHKLIEKFRFELDIEKGLDQGEFSLVFQPIIELANNRMVGFEALMRWCHPRLGNIPPDRFIPVAEEMGSIGRLTDYALQQACMVLQHTRTKSSHESDLFASVNISGVDMARDNFSESLKQVLDKNDLDPKNLKLELTETALLPNVKNTTENFEQIRHLGCGISIDDFGTGYSNLVYLKSLPLTAIKIDRAFTNDVRTNPFSRGIIKMLVGLGSDLNVDIVAEGLESKEDVKVVRDLGCRFAQGYYFSAPVSESEIIKKSMLGI, encoded by the coding sequence TTGAAATCGGTTACTGAAGTAAAGCTCAATACAGGTGATATTCTTTACAGGGAGGGAGACCCCAACGACTGCGCCTATGTCATCGAAACTGGTGAAATACTTCTTTACAATGAGGTCAACGGCGAACGTGTTGAATGTGAGAGGCGCGGCGCAGGCTCCATTTTGGGAGAAACATCTGTACTGACGGGCCAACCGCGTGCAGTTACTGTTGAAGCCATCTCACCTTGTATTGCCTATAGAATCTCAGCGGAGGATATTTTAACGCGCTTGGAGGCACTTGATCCGATATTGAGGGCATGTTTCGATACTACTGTTGATTTTGTTACTAGATTTTTTGGACAAGATAAGGAAGAGCAAACACCGTTTGCACCAAGTACCTTACACAATGCGCATAAATTGATCGAAAAGTTCAGATTTGAACTCGATATTGAAAAGGGTCTAGACCAGGGAGAGTTTTCTCTCGTTTTTCAGCCAATCATAGAACTTGCGAATAATCGGATGGTTGGTTTTGAAGCTTTGATGCGCTGGTGCCACCCTAGGCTTGGTAATATACCGCCTGACCGATTTATTCCCGTTGCGGAGGAGATGGGGTCAATAGGTAGATTAACGGACTATGCTCTGCAGCAAGCCTGCATGGTTTTACAACATACACGGACTAAAAGTTCACATGAAAGCGATCTTTTTGCATCTGTTAATATTTCTGGCGTTGATATGGCCCGTGATAATTTTTCTGAAAGTTTAAAGCAAGTTTTAGATAAAAACGACCTGGATCCGAAAAACCTCAAACTGGAATTAACGGAAACTGCATTACTGCCAAATGTAAAGAATACAACTGAGAATTTCGAGCAAATCAGGCACCTTGGTTGTGGTATTTCCATTGATGATTTTGGAACCGGATATTCAAATTTAGTCTATTTGAAATCACTGCCTTTGACAGCTATTAAGATCGACCGTGCTTTTACAAATGATGTACGCACAAATCCGTTTTCACGGGGCATTATAAAAATGCTGGTTGGGCTTGGTAGTGACTTGAATGTGGACATTGTTGCGGAGGGTCTGGAATCAAAAGAAGATGTCAAAGTTGTTCGTGATTTGGGTTGTCGCTTTGCTCAGGGGTATTATTTCTCTGCTCCTGTCTCTGAGAGTGAGATCATTAAAAAGTCCATGCTGGGTATTTAG
- a CDS encoding diguanylate cyclase, protein MHGYPLPENEIQRLTKLREYQILDSLPEATYDRVVRLATINFNVPIALISLIEDERQWFKAKIGFSEQDASRSTSFCAHTICQDDIYVIENALNSEVFSQNPSVIGDAHVRFYAGAPLRAPGGLNIGTLAIIDTKPRKFSDEEVWSLRCLAEMVIDALEMRSMIDRAERSEQRLIDAMESLPNGFVLYDKNDRLVICNQRYRDLYAKSADLMVPGAFFSEIIRKGVERGQYIEAVGREEEWIAKRLKDHNNPGEPIEQKLPDDKWLRVQERRTSEGGFVGFRIDISQLKQQERKLEQLAWTDSLTSALNRHRFMELAGKELDRAKRHNHEMSFMLLDADHFKQINDEYGHAAGDAVLIELVKRSTKVLRAHDLMGRFGGEEFCVLLPDVDAAGAARAAERLRKAVAELPFTFEDQLIKASISIGVATLAADEGLRRLMKRADTALYQAKNAGRDCVQSAA, encoded by the coding sequence ATGCACGGATACCCTTTACCAGAAAATGAGATCCAGCGTCTTACCAAGCTTCGTGAGTATCAAATTCTCGATAGTTTGCCCGAGGCCACATATGACCGCGTAGTGCGATTGGCCACAATAAATTTTAATGTCCCAATAGCACTAATCTCATTAATTGAAGACGAACGGCAATGGTTCAAAGCAAAAATCGGATTTAGCGAACAGGATGCCTCACGAAGTACCTCATTTTGCGCTCACACGATCTGCCAAGATGACATATATGTAATTGAAAATGCGCTCAATAGTGAAGTATTCTCGCAAAACCCATCCGTTATCGGTGATGCCCATGTACGATTTTATGCCGGTGCGCCATTGCGTGCACCAGGTGGCCTGAATATTGGCACTCTAGCCATCATAGACACTAAACCTCGAAAATTCAGCGATGAAGAGGTCTGGTCTCTCCGGTGTCTTGCGGAGATGGTGATCGACGCTTTAGAAATGCGCTCCATGATTGATCGTGCCGAACGCTCTGAACAACGGCTCATTGACGCTATGGAATCGTTACCCAATGGGTTTGTGCTTTACGACAAAAATGATCGACTGGTGATTTGCAATCAACGCTACCGGGACCTTTACGCAAAAAGTGCGGACCTAATGGTTCCGGGAGCATTCTTCAGTGAAATTATCCGTAAAGGCGTAGAGCGCGGCCAATATATAGAAGCCGTGGGTAGGGAGGAGGAATGGATAGCCAAACGCCTTAAGGACCACAACAATCCAGGCGAACCTATCGAACAAAAGCTGCCGGATGATAAATGGCTTAGAGTTCAGGAGCGCCGAACTAGCGAGGGCGGTTTTGTTGGTTTCAGAATAGACATTAGTCAACTTAAACAACAAGAACGGAAATTGGAACAACTTGCCTGGACGGATAGCCTAACAAGCGCATTAAACCGCCATAGATTTATGGAACTAGCTGGCAAGGAGCTTGATCGGGCAAAACGGCATAACCATGAGATGTCATTTATGCTTCTTGATGCGGATCACTTCAAGCAAATCAACGATGAGTATGGTCATGCCGCGGGTGATGCTGTGCTTATAGAACTTGTAAAACGCTCAACCAAAGTGTTGCGGGCCCATGATTTAATGGGGCGCTTTGGCGGGGAAGAGTTTTGCGTTCTCCTGCCTGACGTTGATGCGGCTGGAGCGGCAAGGGCAGCCGAACGATTGCGCAAGGCAGTAGCTGAGCTGCCATTTACCTTCGAAGACCAATTGATCAAAGCATCCATCAGCATCGGAGTTGCCACGCTTGCTGCAGACGAAGGTTTGCGGAGATTAATGAAACGAGCAGATACGGCGCTCTATCAAGCCAAGAATGCTGGTCGCGACTGCGTTCAAAGCGCAGCCTGA